The Syngnathus scovelli strain Florida chromosome 13, RoL_Ssco_1.2, whole genome shotgun sequence genome has a window encoding:
- the mfsd14ba gene encoding hippocampus abundant transcript 1 protein isoform X1 has protein sequence MAGEPPAGTGRVVLVKKIVMKDGAALQQGIGRPSVYHAVVVIFLEFFAWGLLTTPMLTVLHETFPQHTFLMNGLIQGVKGLLSFMSAPLIGALSDVWGRRSFLLVTVFFTCAPIPLMRLSPWWYFAMISMSGAFSVTFSVIFAYVADVTDERERSTAYGLVSATFAASLVTSPAIGAYLSAWYGDNLVVLVATLIALVDICFILLAVPESLPDKMRLNTWGAPISWEQADPFASLRKVGQDPTVLLICITVFLSYLPEAGQYSSFFLYLRQVVNFSSTTIAVFIGVVGILSIVAQTLVLTLLMRTLGNKNTVLLGLGFQILQLAWYGFGSEPWMMWAAGAVAAMSSITFPAVSALVSQSADPDKQGVAQGMITGIRGLCNGLGPALYGFIFFLFNVELNTMDPIEGDFDPLPLHSPTEQTLIPGPPFLLGSCTVIVAFLVALFIPEKASSASSSSQLPLSDKPRPTSKESLSSLAGIHINTPLPGSDEETPPTTSDEDFEPLLQDSIV, from the exons ATGGCGGGGGAACCGCCGGCAGGCACCGGCCGAGTGGTTCTTGTTAAGAAGATCGTCATGAAGGACGGGGCCGCG CTTCAACAGGGTATCGGCCGACCAAGTGTGTACCATGCAGTTGTGGTCATCTTCCTTGAGTTCTTTGCCTGGGGTTTGCTGACCACACCCATGCTCACG GTGTTACATGAAACATTTCCACAGCATACGTTCCTGatgaatggactcattcaaggcgTGAag GGTCTTTTATCGTTCATGTCTGCCCCTCTGATTGGTGCTTTGTCTGATGTGTGGGGGAGGCGTTCGTTCCTGTTGGTCACTGTCTTCTTCACCTGTGCCCCAATCCCCCTCATGAGACTCAGCCCTTG GTGGTACTTTGCCATGATCTCCATGTCAGGAGCGTTTTCTGTCACcttctctgtcatttttgcgTATGTTGCTGATGTGACAGATGAAAGAGAGCGGAGTACAGCTTATGGTCTG GTGTCTGCTACGTTTGCAGCTAGCCTGGTGACAAGTCCAGCAATTGGGGCATATTTGTCAGCATGGTATGGGGACAACCTGGTGGTTCTGGTGGCTACACTGATCGCCCTCGTCGACATCTGCTTCATCCTGCTTGCTGTGCCTGAGTCTCTGCCGGACAAAATGAGGCTAAATACCTGGGGTGCACCAATATCCTGGGAACAAGCGGACCCCTTTGCT TCTCTGAGGAAGGTGGGTCAGGACCCCACAGTCCTACTCATATGTATCACAGTGTTCCTGTCATACTTACCCGAGGCTGGACAGTACTCCAGCTTCTTCCTCTACCTGCGACAG GTCGTCAATTTCTCCTCTACAACAATTGCTGTTTTTATTGGAGTTGTAGGAATTCTCTCCATTGTTGCACAG ACTCTTGTGCTCACACTGCTTATGAGGACTCTTGGTAATAAGAACACAGTTCTGTTGGGTCTGGGCTTCCAGATTCTTCAACTGGCCTGGTATGGCTTTGGATCAGAGCCTTG GATGATGTGGGCAGCTGGTGCTGTTGCAGCCATGTCCTCTATAACCTTCCCTGCAGTCTCAGCTTTGGTGTCACAGTCTGCTGATCCAGATAAGCAAG GTGTGGCGCAGGGAATGATCACGGGTATCCGAGGTCTGTGTAACGGTTTAGGTCCAGCTCTGTATGGATTTATCTTCTTTCTCTTCAATGTGGAGCTCAACACTATGGACCCCATCGAGGGAGACTTTGACCCCCTGCCTCTTCACAGTCCCACTGAG CAAACGCTCATCCCTGGCCCACCTTTCCTTTTGGGGTCATGTACAGTGATTGTCGCCTTCCTCGTTGCTCTCTTCATCCCAGAAAAAGCATCTTCCGCCTCTTCGTCATCCCAGCTGCCTCTCAGTGACAAGCCTCGCCCAACAAGCAAAGAGTCGCTGTCGTCGCTGGCAGGCATCCATATTAACACACCTCTACCAGGCAGCGACGAAGAAACTCCTCCCACCACCAGTGATGAGGATTTTGAACCTCTGCTGCAGGACAGTATTGTTTGA
- the mfsd14ba gene encoding hippocampus abundant transcript 1 protein isoform X2 produces MAGEPPAGTGRVVLVKKIVMKDGAALQQGIGRPSVYHAVVVIFLEFFAWGLLTTPMLTVLHETFPQHTFLMNGLIQGVKGLLSFMSAPLIGALSDVWGRRSFLLVTVFFTCAPIPLMRLSPWWYFAMISMSGAFSVTFSVIFAYVADVTDERERSTAYGLVSATFAASLVTSPAIGAYLSAWYGDNLVVLVATLIALVDICFILLAVPESLPDKMRLNTWGAPISWEQADPFASLRKVGQDPTVLLICITVFLSYLPEAGQYSSFFLYLRQVVNFSSTTIAVFIGVVGILSIVAQTLVLTLLMRTLGNKNTVLLGLGFQILQLAWYGFGSEPWMMWAAGAVAAMSSITFPAVSALVSQSADPDKQGVAQGMITGIRGLCNGLGPALYGFIFFLFNVELNTMDPIEGDFDPLPLHSPTEKKHLPPLRHPSCLSVTSLAQQAKSRCRRWQASILTHLYQAATKKLLPPPVMRILNLCCRTVLFEGPLIGPQLVGLTL; encoded by the exons ATGGCGGGGGAACCGCCGGCAGGCACCGGCCGAGTGGTTCTTGTTAAGAAGATCGTCATGAAGGACGGGGCCGCG CTTCAACAGGGTATCGGCCGACCAAGTGTGTACCATGCAGTTGTGGTCATCTTCCTTGAGTTCTTTGCCTGGGGTTTGCTGACCACACCCATGCTCACG GTGTTACATGAAACATTTCCACAGCATACGTTCCTGatgaatggactcattcaaggcgTGAag GGTCTTTTATCGTTCATGTCTGCCCCTCTGATTGGTGCTTTGTCTGATGTGTGGGGGAGGCGTTCGTTCCTGTTGGTCACTGTCTTCTTCACCTGTGCCCCAATCCCCCTCATGAGACTCAGCCCTTG GTGGTACTTTGCCATGATCTCCATGTCAGGAGCGTTTTCTGTCACcttctctgtcatttttgcgTATGTTGCTGATGTGACAGATGAAAGAGAGCGGAGTACAGCTTATGGTCTG GTGTCTGCTACGTTTGCAGCTAGCCTGGTGACAAGTCCAGCAATTGGGGCATATTTGTCAGCATGGTATGGGGACAACCTGGTGGTTCTGGTGGCTACACTGATCGCCCTCGTCGACATCTGCTTCATCCTGCTTGCTGTGCCTGAGTCTCTGCCGGACAAAATGAGGCTAAATACCTGGGGTGCACCAATATCCTGGGAACAAGCGGACCCCTTTGCT TCTCTGAGGAAGGTGGGTCAGGACCCCACAGTCCTACTCATATGTATCACAGTGTTCCTGTCATACTTACCCGAGGCTGGACAGTACTCCAGCTTCTTCCTCTACCTGCGACAG GTCGTCAATTTCTCCTCTACAACAATTGCTGTTTTTATTGGAGTTGTAGGAATTCTCTCCATTGTTGCACAG ACTCTTGTGCTCACACTGCTTATGAGGACTCTTGGTAATAAGAACACAGTTCTGTTGGGTCTGGGCTTCCAGATTCTTCAACTGGCCTGGTATGGCTTTGGATCAGAGCCTTG GATGATGTGGGCAGCTGGTGCTGTTGCAGCCATGTCCTCTATAACCTTCCCTGCAGTCTCAGCTTTGGTGTCACAGTCTGCTGATCCAGATAAGCAAG GTGTGGCGCAGGGAATGATCACGGGTATCCGAGGTCTGTGTAACGGTTTAGGTCCAGCTCTGTATGGATTTATCTTCTTTCTCTTCAATGTGGAGCTCAACACTATGGACCCCATCGAGGGAGACTTTGACCCCCTGCCTCTTCACAGTCCCACTGAG AAAAAGCATCTTCCGCCTCTTCGTCATCCCAGCTGCCTCTCAGTGACAAGCCTCGCCCAACAAGCAAAGAGTCGCTGTCGTCGCTGGCAGGCATCCATATTAACACACCTCTACCAGGCAGCGACGAAGAAACTCCTCCCACCACCAGTGATGAGGATTTTGAACCTCTGCTGCAGGACAGTATTGTTTGAAGGACCACTGATAGGACCACAGCTTGTGGGACTCACATTGTAG